Proteins encoded in a region of the Pseudopipra pipra isolate bDixPip1 chromosome 18, bDixPip1.hap1, whole genome shotgun sequence genome:
- the SLC7A4 gene encoding cationic amino acid transporter 4: MARWLPRSTDLTRFCQKLNRVKTLEDDMMETSFNRCLSTIDLTLLGIGGMVGSGLYVLTGTVAKEIAGPAVIVSFIIAGFASLLAALCYAEFGARVPKTGSAYMFTYVSVGEIWAFLIGWNVLLEYMIGGAAVARAWSGYLDSIFNHKIKNFTETHVGAWEVPFLARYPDFLAAAILLVATAFISFGAKVSSWLNHVFSAISMGVILFILIMGFVLAQPKNWSTQEGGFAPYGLSGIMAGTATCFYAFVGFDVIAASSEEARNPQRAVPRAIAFSLGLATGAYILVSVVLTLMVPWHSLDPDSALADAFYRRGYAWAGFLVAAGSICAMNTVLLSNLFSLPRIVYAMAEDGLFFQIFSRVHPRTQVPVVGIVVFGLLMALLALVFDLEALVQFLSIGTLLAYTFVAASIIVLRFQQQKVDVPAPAAGGRPNPEPHEGPSSGELKEYESFSDKLQLVDRDKNKQQREPGQLKAAFEPYLEFLSDFYPGEVVTVAVVTLMVSAICLCSILVFGHTHLHLPTWSYSLLLVLFSLGFLLSLLLIWAHEQQHSTQTFQIPLVPLSPALSIILNIYLMLKLSYMTWLRFAVWLLLGLLVYFSYGMWHSKENLRELRPQRLSARYVVFPSGSLEERVQPVQPSSQPTAGLPDTDTDDCKR, from the exons ATGGCGAGATGGCTGCCCCGCTCCACCGACCTGACCCGCTTCTGCCAGAAACTCAACCGAGTGAAGACCCTGGAGGATGACATGATGGAGACATCCTTCAACAGATGCCTTTCCACCATCGACTTGACGCTGCTGGGCATTGGGGGCATGGTGGGCTCCGGGCTGTATGTCCTCACAGGCACTGTGGCCAAGGAGATCGCTGGCCCCGCTGTCATTGTCTCCTTCATCATCGCCGGTTTTGCCTCACTCCTGGCTGCTCTCTGCTACGCTGAGTTTGGAGCCCGTGTGCCCAAGACAGGCTCTGCCTACATGTTCACCTACGTGTCTGTGGGTGAGATCTGGGCCTTCCTCATCGGCTGGAATGTGCTGCTGGAGTACATGATCGGGGGGGCCGCGGTGGCCAGGGCCTGGAGTGGCTATCTGGACTCGATCTTCAACCACAAGATCAAGAACTTCACCGAGACCCATGTGGGTGCCTGGGAGGTGCCATTCCTGGCCCGCTACCCAGACTTCCTGGCAGCCGCCATCCTGCTGGTAGCCACTGCCTTCATCTCCTTTGGGGCCAAAGTATCCTCCTGGCTCAACCATGTCTTCTCGGCTATCAGCATGGGCGTCATCCTCTTCATCCTCATCATGGGCTTTGTCCTTGCACAGCCCAAGAACTGGAGCACCCAGGAGGGCGGCTTCGCCCCATATGGGCTGTCAGGTATCATGGCTGGCACAGCCACCTGCTTCTATGCCTTTGTGGGCTTCGACGTCATCGCAGCCTCCAGCGAAGAGGCCAGGAACCCACAGAGGGCTGTCCCCAGGGCCATCGCTTTCTCCTTGGGACTGGCCACCGGCGCCTACATCCTGGTGTCAGTTGTGCTGACACTGATGGTGCCCTGGCACTCGCTGGACCCTGACTCTGCCCTGGCTGATGCATTCTACAGGAGGGGCTATGCCTGGGCAGGGTTTCTGGTGGCCGCTGGCTCCATCTGTG CAATGAACACGGTTCTGTTGAGCAACCTCTTCTCCCTGCCACGCATCGTCTATGCCATGGCTGAGGACGGGCTCTTCTTTCAGATCTTCTCCCGAGTGCACCCCCGCACACAGGTGCCCGTTGTTGGCATTGTGGTCTTCGGGCTGCTCATGGCTCTGCTGGCCCTTGTCTTCGACCTGGAGGCCCTGGTGCAGTTCCTGTCCATTGGCACGCTGCTGGCCTACACCTTTGTGGCTGCAAGCATCATCGTCCTGCGCTTCCAGCAGCAGAAGGTGGATGTCCCTGCACCGGCAGCTGGTGGCCGGCCCAACCCCGAGCCCCACGAGGGTCCATCCAGTGGTGAGCTGAAGGAGTACGAGTCCTTCTCCGACAAGCTGCAGCTGGTGGACAGGGACAAGAACAAACAGCAGCGGGAGCCAGGGCAGCTGAAGGCAGCGTTTGAGCCCTACCTGGAGTTCCTCAGCGACTTCTACCCAGGTGAGGTGGTCACAGTGGCTGTGGTGACCCTGATGGTGTCTGCCATCTGCCTCTGCTCCATCTTGGTCTTTGGCCACACCCACCTCCACCTGCCCACCTGGAGCTACTCCCTGCTGCTGGTCCTCTTCAGCCTGGGCTTcctgctcagcctcctcctcaTCTGGGCACacgagcagcagcacagcacccagACCTTCCAG ATCCCCCTGGTGCCCCTCTCCCCGGCACTGAGCATCATTCTCAACATCTACCTGATGCTGAAGCTCAGCTACATGACATGGCTCCGCTTTGCAGTCTGGCTGCTCTTAG GCCTGCTCGTCTACTTCAGCTACGGCATGTGGCACAGCAAGGAGAACCTGCGGGAGCTGCGGCCCCAGCGCCTCAGCGCCCGCTACGTGGTGTTCCCCAGcggcagcctggaggagagggtGCAGCCggtccagcccagctcccagcccactGCTGGTCTCCCAGACACCGACACCGATGACTGCAAGAGATGA